The Neomonachus schauinslandi chromosome 4, ASM220157v2, whole genome shotgun sequence genome includes a region encoding these proteins:
- the CCN3 gene encoding CCN family member 3, which translates to MQSVQSLPKRCIGLAFLLLHVLGQVAATQRCPAQCPARCPKTPPSCAPGVRAVLDDCSCCVVCARQRGETCSLLEPCEESRGLFCDRRADPSAGTGICMAVEGDNCVFDGVIYQSGETFQPSCKYQCACRDGQIGCVPRCGEDLLLPQPDCPAPRKVEVPGECCEKWICDSDEKGQLGGLALPAYRTEATLGVAVSDSSSNCIEQTTEWSACSKSCGMGFSTRVTNRNPQCEMVKQTRLCMVRPCEQEHKQPADKKGKKCLRTTKSLKAIHLQFKNCTSLHTYKPRFCGVCSDGRCCTPHNTKTIQVEFQCSPGQIIKKPVMVIGTCTCHSNCPHNHEAFLQELKPNTSRGEM; encoded by the exons ATGCAGAGTGTGCAGAGTCTGCCCAAGCGGTGCATTGGCCTGGCCTTCCTGCTGCTCCACGTCCTGGGACAG GTCGCGGCCACCCAGCGCTGTCCCGCCCAGTGTCCGGCCCGGTGTCCCAAGACGCCGCCAAGCTGCGCCCCCGGGGTGCGAGCCGTGCTGGACGACTGCTCGTGCTGTGTGGTGTGCGCCCGCCAGCGCGGCGAGACCTGCTCCCTGCTGGAGCCGTGCGAGGAGAGCCGCGGCCTCTTCTGCGACCGCAGAGCCGACCCCAGCGCGGGAACGGGCATCTGCATGG CGGTAGAAGGCGACAACTGTGTGTTTGATGGGGTCATTTACCAAAGCGGGGAGACCTTCCAGCCAAGCTGCAAATACCAGTGTGCCTGCAGAGATGGGCAGATCGGCTGTGTGCCCCGCTGTGGAGAGGAcctgctcctgccccagcccgACTGCCCAGCTCCCAGAAAAGTTGAAGTGCCCGGGGAATGCTGTGAAAAGTGGATCTGTGACTCAGATGAGAAGGGGCAGTTGGGAGGCCTTGCCCTTCCAG CCTACAGGACAGAAGCCACGCTAGGAGTTGCGGTCTCTGACTCCAGCAGCAACTGCATTGAACAGACCACAGAGTGGAGCGCATGTTCCAAGAGCTGTGGCATGGGTTTTTCCACTCGGGTCACCAACAGGAATCCACAGTGTGAAATGGTGAAGCAGACTCGCCTCTGCATGGTGCGGCCCTGTGAACAAGAACACAAGCAACCAGCAGATAAG aaaggaaagaagtgtcTCCGCACCACGAAGTCACTCAAAGCCATCCACCTGCAGTTCAAGAACTGCACCAGCCTGCACACCTACAAGCCCAGGTTCTGTGGCGTCTGTAGTGATGGCCGATGCTGTACCCCCCACAACACCAAAACCATCCAGGTGGAGTTCCAGTGCTCCCCAGGGCAGATCATCAAGAAACCAGTGATGGTCATTGGGACCTGCACCTGTCACAGCAACTGTCCTCATAACCATGAGGCCTTCCTCCAAGAGTTAAAGCCAAACACCAGCAGAGGGGAAATGTAA
- the LOC110578978 gene encoding LOW QUALITY PROTEIN: vacuolar protein sorting-associated protein 45-like (The sequence of the model RefSeq protein was modified relative to this genomic sequence to represent the inferred CDS: inserted 2 bases in 1 codon; substituted 1 base at 1 genomic stop codon) yields the protein MNVVFAVKQYISKMIEDSGPGRKVLLTDKETTGIVSMVYTQSEILQKEVYLFECIDYQNREIMKHLKAICCLRPTKENVDYLTQELQRPKYSIYFIYLSNVISKSDVRSLAEADEQEVVAEVQEFYGDXIAVNPHLFSLNNLGCCQGQNWDPAQLSRTTQGLTALLLSLKKCPMIRYQVSSEAAKRLAECVKQVITKEYELFEWXTEVPPLLLILDCCDDAITPLLNQWIYQAMVHELLGINNNRIDLSRVPGISKDLREVVLSAENDEFYANNMYLNFAETGSNIKNLMEDFQKKKPKEQQKLESIADMKVFVENYPQFKKMSGTVLKHVTVVGELSPLVSEQNLLEVSGVEQELACQNDHSSALWNVKRLLQNPKVTEFDAACLVMLYALHYEQHSSNSLPGLMMDLRNKGVSEKYRKLVSAIVEYGGKRVRGSDLFSPKDSVAITKQFLKGLKGVENVYTQHQPFLHETLDHLIKGKFKENVYPYLGPSTLRDRPQDIIVFVIGGATYEEALTVYNLNHTTPGVRFVLGGTTVHNTKSFLEVVLASGLHSRSRESSQFTSRPASRR from the exons ATGAACGTGGTATTTGCTGTGAAACAGTACATTTCCAAAATGATAGAGGACAGTGGACCGGGTAGGAAAGTACTCCTCACGGATAAAGAGACGACTGGCATAGTGAGTATGGTATACACACAATCAGAGATTCTTCAGAAGGAAGTGTACCTTTTTGAATGCATTGATTATCAAAATCGAGAGATCATGAAACACCTGAAAGCAATTTGTTGTCTTCGTCCTACGAAGGAGAATGTGGATTATCTGACTCAAGAGCTCCAGAGAccaaaatacagtatatattttatttatctcagtaATGTGATCAGCAAGAGTGATGTGAGGTCATTAGCTGAAGCTGATGAACAGGAGGTTGTGGCTGAGGTTCAGGAATTTTATGGTGATTAAATTGCTGTGAATCCACATTTGTTTTCCCTCAATAATTTGGGTTGCTGCCAGGGTCAAAATTGGGATCCAGCCCAGCTATCCAGAACAACTCAAGGACTGACAGCTCTCCTTTTATCTCTGAAGAAATGTCCCATGATTCGCTACCAGGTTTCATCAGAAGCAGCAAAAAGACTTGCAGAATGTGTTAAGCAGGTAATAACTAAAGAATATGAGCTGTTTGAATG CACTGAGGTGCCTCCATTGCTGCTTATTTTAGATTGTTGCGATGATGCCATCACCCCGTTGCTAAACCAGTGGATATATCAGGCCATGGTCCATGAACTACTGGGCATAAACAACAATCGGATTGATCTTTCCAGAGTGCCAGGGATCAGTAAAGACTTAAGAGAGGTGGTCCTATCTGCTGAAAATGATGAATTCTATGCTAACAATATGTACCTGAACTTTGCTGAGACTGGTAGCAATATAAAGAATCTCATGGAAGACTTtcagaagaagaaaccaaaagaacagcaaaaactAGAATCAATAGCAGACATGAAGGTTTTTGTTGAGAATTACCCACAGTTTAAGAAGATGTCTGGGACTGTATTAAAGCATGTGACAGTGGTTGGAGAGCTGTCTCCGTTGGTCAGTGAGCAGAATCTGCTGGAGGTTTCAGGAGTTGAGCAAGAACTGGCCTGTCAAAATGACCATTCTAGTGCTCTCTGGAATGTAAAGAGGCTCCTGCAGAACCCCAAAGTGACAGAGTTTGATGCTGCCTGCCTGGTGATGCTTTATGCTCTACATTATGAGCAACACAGCAGCAATAGCCTACCAGGACTAATGATGGACCTCAGGAATAAAGGTGTTTCTGAGAAGTATCGAAAGCTTGTGTCTGCAATAGTTGAATATGGTGGTAAACGGGTCAGAGGAAGTGACCTTTTCAGCCCCAAAGATTCTGTGGCTATTACCAAACAGTTCCTCAAAGGATTGAAGGGAGTAGAAAATGTGTATACTCAACATCAACCTTTCCTACATGAGACCCTGGACCATCTCATCAAAGGAAAGTTTAAGGAAAACGTGTACCCTTATCTAGGCCCCAGCACACTCAGAGATAGACCTCAGGATATCATTGTGTTTGTAATTGGAGGAGCCACCTATGAAGAGGCTCTAACAGTTTATAACCTGAACCATACCACTCCTGGAGTGAGGTTTGTCCTTGGAGGAACCACAGTGCATAACACAAAAAGCTTCCTAGAAGTAGTTCTGGCTTCTGGACTGCACAGCCGAAGcagggaaagctctcaatttacATCGAGGCCAGCAAGCAGAAGATGA